Proteins encoded together in one Glandiceps talaboti chromosome 11, keGlaTala1.1, whole genome shotgun sequence window:
- the LOC144442161 gene encoding carboxymethylenebutenolidase homolog, translated as MATRGSDKPCELGDNREDVQTTGEEIDITNELKAYICTPQGDKPPTVAVIVYHDIYGWELPANRVVVDNLANHGYLAIMPDFFHGTPWSPEKFGDTTVEKYRTWISCHPQGRVDNDTKTTAQYIQNILGIDSIVIIGFCWGGLQIVLQTCHSDAMFKAAVGFYAVELTPQDVLTMKAPTLLIFGSEDKTYPIERIKTLQHALSTANRLIDSSREDEGHLSGPAAMIKIFDGMGHRFVHRGDRNDAIVQKSAEEAMDDMYTFLQKYT; from the coding sequence ATGGCAACTCGTGGTAGTGACAAACCTTGTGAACTTGGTGACAACCGTGAAGACGTTCAAACTACAGGAGAAGAAATTGACATCACCAATGAGCTGAAAGCGTACATTTGTACTCCACAGGGAGACAAGCCTCCTACAGTTGCTGTCATAGTTTATCACGATATATATGGCTGGGAGTTGCCTGCTAATCGAGTGGTAGTTGACAACTTGGCAAACCATGGCTATTTGGCCATCATGCCAGATTTCTTTCATGGCACACCGTGGTCACCTGAAAAATTCGGCGACACAACCGTGGAAAAGTACCGCACATGGATATCTTGTCATCCTCAAGGTCGAGTTGATAATGACACAAAGACAACTGcacaatatattcaaaatatacttgGCATTGACAGCATAGTGATCATAGGATTTTGTTGGGGAGGTTTACAAATAGTCCTCCAAACTTGCCATTCGGATGCCATGTTCAAAGCAGCTGTTGGATTCTACGCTGTGGAACTTACACCTCAAGATGTTCTAACCATGAAAGCCCCAACTTTGCTGATTTTTGGTAGTGAAGACAAAACCTATCCAATCGAAAGGATCAAAACCTTACAACATGCCCTTTCCACAGCCAATCGACTCATCGATTCCAGCAGAGAGGACGAAGGACATTTATCCGGACCAGCGGCAATGATTAAAATCTTTGATGGAATGGGACATCGCTTTGTTCACAGAGGAGACCGAAATGATGCAATTGTTCAAAAGTCTGCAGAAGAAGCCATGGATGACATGTACACGTTTcttcaaaaatatacataa